Proteins encoded together in one Telopea speciosissima isolate NSW1024214 ecotype Mountain lineage chromosome 4, Tspe_v1, whole genome shotgun sequence window:
- the LOC122657613 gene encoding glycine-rich RNA-binding protein 2, mitochondrial-like gives MAMSSRFASILRQSMSQTVTSNGQLPVTSMLNAVRFVSTKLFIGGLSFGTDDQSLKEAFASFGDVTEARVILDRETGRSRGFGFINFADSESANSALSMDGQELNGRNIRVSFANDRPSGGGFGGRFGGGYGGNRRFDDGGAAGGADGF, from the exons ATGGCGATGTCTAGTAGATTTGCGAGTATTCTCAGGCAGAGCATGTCACAAACTGTTACATCAAATGGGCAGCTTCCGGTGACATCTATGCTGAACGCTGTTCGGTTTGTTTCCACAAAGCTCTTCATTGGAG GTCTTTCTTTTGGAACTGATGACCAATCTCTCAAAGAAGCATTTGCCAGCTTTGGTGATGTCACCGAAG CAAGAGTTATTTTGGACAGAGAGACTGGGAGGTCAAGGGGATTTGGATTTATCAACTTTGCTGACAGTGAATCTGCCAACTCAGCACTATCCATGGATGGTCAG GAACTAAATGGACGGAACATTCGTGTAAGTTTTGCTAATGATAGACCCAGTGGTGGTGGTTTTGGTGGTCGCTTTGGTGGTGGTTATGGTGGGAATAGACGTtttgatgatggtggtgctgctgGAGGGGCTGATGGATTCTAA